One part of the Mariniblastus fucicola genome encodes these proteins:
- a CDS encoding carbon storage regulator codes for MLVLSRKKNESIVIGENVRIEILKVSGNTVRIGIQAPRDVKVLRGELAPYGISDEGSSSDSIADKRVNLCRESADDYSFEVTLPLESEESESLPNPFVVQTM; via the coding sequence ATGTTGGTACTCTCAAGAAAGAAAAACGAATCGATTGTTATTGGCGAAAACGTTCGAATCGAAATCCTCAAGGTCAGCGGCAACACAGTCCGGATCGGAATCCAAGCTCCTCGCGACGTCAAAGTCCTCCGCGGCGAGTTGGCTCCTTACGGCATCAGCGACGAAGGTTCTTCGTCTGATTCCATTGCTGACAAACGCGTGAACCTTTGCCGGGAAAGCGCGGACGACTACTCGTTCGAAGTAACGTTGCCACTGGAATCGGAAGAATCCGAAAGCCTACCCAACCCTTTCGTTGTTCAGACGATGTAA
- a CDS encoding RNA polymerase sigma factor: MGWLVVTRESAKFLYVPPHKPTSQTTTPSLLDRIRDHDDTTAWETFCDVYSPLLYDYCRKRGLQSSDAADVVQEVLLRVAKGILKFEYDPQRGRFRDWLYRIVFREICRMAERKNTNVLNGSDQEFAVKVDRVWNEHFHSHILRTALDRIRPRFEVNTWEAFTMVWLRNESPITVARKLDRPLEFVYLSKSRVLKRLRLEVEQLADEAGMGHGKLS, from the coding sequence ATGGGATGGTTGGTCGTAACGCGCGAATCAGCAAAGTTTCTCTACGTGCCGCCACACAAACCTACCAGTCAAACGACTACCCCGAGTCTTCTCGATCGTATTCGAGACCACGACGACACAACCGCGTGGGAGACCTTTTGTGATGTTTACAGCCCGCTGCTGTATGACTATTGCCGCAAGCGTGGACTTCAGTCGTCCGACGCCGCCGACGTTGTCCAGGAGGTGCTGTTACGTGTCGCGAAGGGCATTTTAAAATTCGAATACGATCCGCAACGAGGCCGGTTTCGCGACTGGCTGTATCGGATCGTGTTTCGCGAAATTTGTCGAATGGCAGAGCGAAAGAATACGAACGTTTTGAATGGCAGCGACCAGGAGTTCGCAGTGAAAGTCGATCGTGTATGGAACGAACATTTTCACTCCCACATCTTGCGTACTGCGCTTGATCGAATCAGGCCACGGTTCGAAGTCAACACGTGGGAAGCTTTCACGATGGTTTGGTTACGCAATGAGTCACCGATCACGGTGGCCCGAAAACTCGATCGGCCGCTCGAATTCGTTTACCTCTCAAAAAGTCGTGTGCTGAAACGATTACGCCTGGAAGTCGAACAACTAGCCGATGAGGCGGGGATGGGCCATGGAAAACTGTCCTGA
- a CDS encoding serine/threonine-protein kinase: MENCPEIRVLIQWLNGALPSEQSAEIESHIESCSECHERLLSLTDDAALQPPSNPDDVLGSNETFTNEPHFRSMRERLSRNVGWLKSDAPNPDADANGPENGQNGSLKNMLAVAVDPVEQKTVEASPASTHNSEPGNVAEQQTLSTDAIRIDGFLLEKHIGSGGFAHVYKAWETELARPVAIKLLDKNRVDARNRHRFIREAKAASSVQSPHVVQVLSSGEANNGQPYIAMELVEGETLAQWISKRTRSLDSESIKQGIRLLIQICRGLQAVHDASLLHRDIKPGNIFVDATSSTAKLGDFGLIRFLDDDTVTLTRAAELAGTPAYMSPEQTVPNADLDATSDVYALGATLYQTLTGQPPFRGSSVAILKQVTEQLPLPPRQLNENVSADLETICLKALEKEPQRRYASAASMAEDLAAAMEGRPIQTRPLSGPGKLIRWAKRNRALANTVSLLFLSLLAGSIISTTLWLSSDFHAKRSEQNAIEAKANAIAAEQSAAELAQSRDQLIQSVKKMVSTVFTRKSAYLALSGQDREKAVSQISEIYQAIIDGQTQYDSDLMRELIGDIADATEVNLELSNYGRVADLLQISLNPAEQLVVVNGFQLEDRVLAAKVYNQYGDWLNEYQPNREANKQGTAIWKAKNVPNLQAAEAYRKAIEFADVDAEPDSDIAFERLYADWRLIFLETPAEGVSDQEHKSTQVAKLFGLLQRVKSLRQDNPELSAKWMMLHQRMLASIAKRHQGQESVDYRIERAQVLKEYVAKLERRGEETFWYDRSIAVNDFFIGLGLLRTANATLAKPTILEAIDRLANLAGAYPRVVQFRADLAEALLVIANIEWSESPNEDAMNRFDEALTAFELCLKTDSEEIGLRRRIAHVYDTVGARHLQREDRAAAASCFEKGLSHIRIVLDAPFDGDLKESDAQFVKAMEQKLAAVRSDE, translated from the coding sequence ATGGAAAACTGTCCTGAAATCAGAGTCCTGATCCAGTGGCTCAACGGGGCGCTACCGTCTGAGCAGTCTGCCGAAATCGAATCGCACATCGAGTCCTGCAGCGAGTGCCATGAAAGGTTGCTGAGCCTGACCGATGACGCAGCGCTGCAACCTCCGTCGAATCCGGACGATGTGCTTGGCAGTAACGAAACGTTTACCAACGAGCCACATTTTCGTTCGATGCGAGAACGGCTTTCGCGAAATGTTGGTTGGCTAAAATCCGATGCTCCGAATCCGGACGCCGATGCCAACGGTCCGGAAAATGGACAAAACGGATCGCTGAAGAACATGCTTGCCGTCGCAGTCGATCCAGTCGAACAAAAGACCGTCGAGGCCAGCCCGGCGTCGACGCACAATAGCGAACCTGGCAACGTTGCCGAGCAACAAACGCTGTCTACTGATGCTATTCGAATCGATGGCTTTCTGCTGGAAAAACATATCGGTAGCGGAGGTTTCGCTCACGTCTACAAAGCCTGGGAAACGGAGTTGGCTCGGCCTGTCGCGATCAAACTGCTGGACAAAAATCGCGTCGACGCTCGCAATCGCCATCGCTTTATACGTGAAGCCAAAGCCGCCAGTTCGGTGCAGTCGCCGCACGTTGTTCAGGTCCTGAGCAGCGGCGAAGCCAACAACGGTCAGCCCTACATTGCGATGGAATTGGTCGAGGGAGAAACGCTGGCTCAATGGATTTCCAAACGGACCAGATCGCTGGACTCAGAATCGATCAAACAGGGCATCAGGCTGCTGATCCAAATTTGCCGCGGCCTGCAGGCGGTTCACGACGCCAGTTTGCTGCACCGCGATATCAAACCCGGAAACATTTTCGTGGACGCGACGTCTTCCACCGCGAAACTGGGAGACTTTGGGTTGATTCGTTTCCTGGACGATGACACCGTGACGTTGACTCGGGCCGCGGAGCTCGCGGGAACACCGGCTTATATGAGTCCCGAACAAACTGTGCCCAACGCGGATCTGGACGCGACGTCGGATGTGTACGCGCTCGGCGCGACGCTGTACCAAACGCTTACTGGCCAACCTCCGTTTCGCGGATCATCGGTAGCGATTTTGAAACAGGTGACCGAGCAACTGCCGTTGCCGCCGCGGCAACTGAACGAAAACGTATCGGCCGACCTGGAAACGATCTGCCTCAAGGCCCTGGAAAAAGAACCGCAGCGCAGATACGCCAGCGCTGCATCAATGGCGGAAGATCTGGCGGCCGCGATGGAGGGTCGGCCGATTCAGACGCGGCCGCTTTCCGGACCGGGCAAACTGATCCGTTGGGCAAAACGAAATCGGGCGTTGGCAAACACGGTCTCGCTTTTGTTTCTGAGCTTGCTGGCGGGATCCATCATCAGCACGACACTCTGGCTGAGCAGCGACTTTCACGCGAAACGATCAGAACAAAATGCAATCGAAGCCAAAGCCAACGCGATCGCTGCCGAGCAAAGCGCAGCCGAACTGGCTCAGAGCCGCGACCAGCTTATCCAGTCCGTGAAGAAGATGGTTTCCACGGTCTTTACTCGAAAGTCAGCCTATCTCGCGTTGTCAGGTCAGGACCGCGAGAAAGCCGTATCCCAGATTAGCGAAATCTACCAGGCGATCATCGACGGTCAGACACAATACGACTCTGACTTGATGCGGGAACTGATCGGCGACATTGCCGACGCGACGGAAGTGAATTTGGAATTGTCGAACTATGGTCGCGTCGCCGATCTGTTGCAAATCAGCCTCAATCCGGCCGAACAATTGGTGGTGGTAAACGGATTCCAACTGGAAGATCGCGTGCTGGCGGCGAAGGTCTACAACCAGTATGGCGACTGGTTGAATGAGTATCAGCCGAATCGCGAAGCCAACAAGCAAGGCACCGCGATTTGGAAAGCCAAAAATGTTCCGAATTTGCAGGCCGCCGAAGCCTACAGGAAAGCGATTGAGTTCGCTGACGTGGATGCCGAACCGGATTCGGACATTGCATTTGAAAGACTATATGCCGACTGGCGTTTGATTTTCCTCGAAACTCCAGCCGAAGGGGTCAGCGATCAGGAACATAAATCTACGCAGGTCGCCAAACTGTTCGGCTTGTTGCAGCGAGTCAAAAGTCTGCGTCAGGATAACCCGGAGCTGTCGGCGAAGTGGATGATGTTGCACCAAAGGATGCTGGCAAGCATTGCCAAACGACATCAGGGGCAGGAAAGTGTCGACTATCGAATCGAACGAGCTCAAGTCCTCAAGGAGTATGTTGCGAAACTCGAACGCCGCGGCGAGGAGACGTTTTGGTACGACCGCAGTATTGCGGTAAACGACTTTTTCATCGGGCTGGGTCTGTTGCGAACTGCCAACGCGACATTGGCCAAGCCGACGATCCTCGAAGCAATCGATCGGCTTGCAAATCTCGCTGGAGCCTACCCTCGCGTGGTTCAGTTTCGTGCGGATCTTGCTGAAGCCTTGCTGGTCATCGCCAATATTGAATGGAGCGAGTCACCAAACGAAGACGCGATGAATCGATTCGACGAAGCTCTGACAGCATTCGAACTGTGCCTGAAAACGGACTCTGAAGAGATCGGCTTGCGACGCCGAATCGCGCACGTGTACGACACCGTCGGTGCGCGACATTTGCAACGCGAGGACCGCGCAGCAGCGGCGAGCTGTTTCGAAAAAGGGCTTTCACACATCCGGATTGTGCTGGACGCTCCTTTCGATGGCGACCTGAAAGAATCCGATGCTCAGTTCGTGAAAGCGATGGAGCAAAAACTGGCGGCGGTGAGATCGGACGAGTAA
- the hslV gene encoding ATP-dependent protease subunit HslV — protein MKIHATTILTVEKDGQVAMGGDGQVTLGSAVMKSDAMKIRKLLDGTVLVGFAGSSADAFALMERFESFLKDSPKNITRAATELAKQWRMDKALRQLEALLITTDGKTILLVSGTGDVISPTDGIAGIGSGGNFAIAAARALKQHSELSAEEIVKESLTIAGGIDIYTNTNIVVEKIDD, from the coding sequence ATGAAAATTCACGCAACTACCATTCTCACCGTTGAAAAAGACGGCCAGGTCGCCATGGGCGGCGACGGACAGGTCACTCTCGGCAGCGCCGTGATGAAGTCGGACGCGATGAAAATCCGCAAATTGCTTGATGGCACAGTCCTCGTCGGATTCGCTGGTAGCAGCGCCGATGCGTTTGCCTTGATGGAGCGATTCGAATCGTTTCTAAAGGATTCACCGAAGAATATCACGCGTGCGGCTACGGAATTGGCGAAGCAATGGCGGATGGACAAGGCCCTGCGTCAACTGGAGGCGCTGCTGATCACCACGGATGGCAAAACGATCCTGCTGGTTAGCGGAACGGGCGACGTCATTTCACCCACCGACGGAATCGCCGGAATCGGATCCGGAGGAAACTTTGCAATCGCCGCAGCACGTGCACTCAAGCAGCACAGCGAACTGTCGGCGGAAGAGATCGTAAAAGAGAGTCTTACCATCGCTGGCGGCATCGATATCTATACCAACACGAACATCGTCGTCGAGAAAATCGACGACTGA
- a CDS encoding response regulator has translation MTKIGVAKLLVLEDNDEDFQALEIACEDSDRAIRVTRFNRAEPLIEQVGDATIDYPSLALFDLRMPGVGGMEALEAFKSDARLCTVPCVVLSTSTNPIEVAECYRLGANAFHEKLVETPTMIARLKTILNYWLEEADLAEPARSETHAE, from the coding sequence ATGACCAAAATTGGCGTGGCGAAATTGCTGGTGCTCGAAGACAACGACGAGGACTTCCAGGCTCTCGAAATCGCATGCGAAGATTCGGATCGAGCGATTCGGGTGACCCGTTTCAACCGAGCCGAACCGCTGATCGAACAGGTTGGGGACGCGACGATTGATTATCCTTCTCTGGCGCTGTTCGATTTGCGAATGCCGGGAGTCGGCGGAATGGAAGCTTTGGAAGCCTTCAAATCAGACGCGCGATTGTGCACGGTGCCCTGTGTTGTATTGTCGACGTCAACGAATCCGATCGAAGTCGCCGAATGCTATCGGCTGGGTGCCAACGCGTTTCACGAAAAGCTGGTGGAGACGCCCACGATGATTGCGCGGCTGAAGACGATTCTGAATTACTGGCTTGAAGAAGCGGATCTGGCCGAACCGGCGAGGAGCGAGACCCATGCCGAATAG
- a CDS encoding tetratricopeptide repeat protein, giving the protein MSTSHSKTQIPLKLHEVSVLYGKHVAIDGRLGSMSRRDFGSLVDSKGGTLVELSSSQLDLIVDGAETEPKGKFLASVNVDRIPETELWESLGFIESEAEIGRLYTPAMLAELLNVPLSTVRRWHRRGLIKPLRQVKKLPYFDFEEVASARRIARLIAAGNTPADIEAKLSRIAKAENLNQRSLSQLSVIVEGKDVLLRQGDGLIEPGGQQVLPFDSFGDSEEQTASLIPIELGHRASFSSENDAFAFKLGDEEDLSVLAPDELIELAIELEDEGELFGAIDCYRSILMSTGPSADISFRIAELLYQAGDLSAARERYYGAVELEPSYVEARASLGCVLMELGETEMAISCFEGTLDQHPDYPDVHFHLAKLLTESGRADEAKNHWEAFLQLAPKSPWAEEARSQLGEESSRG; this is encoded by the coding sequence TTGAGCACCTCCCACAGCAAAACTCAAATCCCGTTGAAGCTTCATGAAGTTTCCGTGCTCTACGGAAAGCATGTTGCGATCGACGGCAGGCTTGGCAGCATGAGCCGTCGCGATTTCGGTAGCCTCGTGGACTCCAAAGGAGGAACGCTGGTTGAGCTTTCGAGTTCCCAGTTGGACCTCATTGTTGACGGCGCGGAAACGGAGCCGAAGGGCAAGTTTCTTGCATCGGTCAACGTGGATCGAATTCCGGAAACGGAGCTTTGGGAGTCATTGGGCTTCATTGAATCCGAAGCAGAAATCGGCCGGCTCTATACTCCCGCAATGCTGGCTGAACTGCTGAACGTGCCGCTATCCACGGTTCGTCGTTGGCACCGCCGTGGTCTGATCAAGCCGCTGCGGCAAGTCAAAAAGTTGCCCTACTTTGATTTCGAGGAAGTCGCATCGGCGCGGCGAATCGCAAGGCTGATCGCGGCGGGAAACACTCCAGCGGATATTGAAGCCAAGCTTTCCCGAATTGCCAAAGCTGAAAACTTGAATCAGCGCTCACTTTCGCAGCTTTCGGTCATCGTCGAAGGCAAGGACGTTCTGCTGCGACAGGGCGACGGTTTGATTGAACCGGGAGGACAGCAGGTTTTGCCTTTCGATTCGTTTGGTGATTCAGAAGAACAGACTGCGTCGCTCATTCCAATCGAGTTGGGACATCGAGCCAGTTTCAGTTCGGAAAACGATGCTTTTGCATTCAAGCTGGGCGATGAAGAAGATCTCTCTGTGCTTGCTCCTGACGAGTTGATCGAACTGGCGATCGAGCTTGAGGATGAAGGGGAGCTCTTCGGTGCGATTGATTGTTATCGATCGATTTTGATGTCGACCGGGCCGTCTGCTGATATTTCGTTTCGCATTGCCGAGTTGCTGTATCAGGCCGGCGATCTGTCGGCGGCCCGCGAGCGATACTACGGTGCGGTTGAGCTTGAGCCGTCGTACGTTGAGGCACGAGCGAGCTTGGGTTGTGTGCTGATGGAGCTGGGTGAAACGGAAATGGCAATTTCCTGCTTCGAAGGAACGCTGGATCAGCATCCGGATTACCCCGACGTGCACTTTCATTTGGCAAAACTGCTGACCGAATCCGGTCGGGCCGACGAAGCCAAAAATCACTGGGAGGCGTTTCTGCAACTGGCTCCCAAAAGCCCTTGGGCCGAAGAAGCCCGTTCGCAGCTTGGCGAAGAGTCGTCGCGCGGGTAG
- the hslU gene encoding ATP-dependent protease ATPase subunit HslU, protein MKTQLKPRETVEQLDRYIVGQADAKRAVAVAMRNRWRRQQLSAEMRHEVSPKNILMIGSTGVGKTEIARRLAKLTGSPFIKVEASKYTEVGYYGRDVESMVRELVDNAITIVRTSEQERLKPQADQKTEDRLVELLCPSPGSTPFGGSLSDAMKPEPDESFERTREKMRKMLVDGDLEDRLVEVRVEQKSAPMMIGGMGMDQMDGDFQGMLEKIMPKSQSKREVKVSDARKIIFEQQCDAMMDEEAVNATAIALAENEGMIFLDEIDKVIASESKSADVSRQGVQRDLLPIVEGTSVKTRHGYIQTDHILFIAAGAFHKNQPSDLMPELQGRFPIRVELSDLTEGDFVRILTEPKNSLTRQYAALLDTEGVKLEFADDGVLELARIATRVNETTVNIGARRLYTILEHLLEELSFEAPDMSTGEITINAAYVQERLGKIVEDEDLSRYIL, encoded by the coding sequence ATGAAAACCCAACTCAAACCTCGCGAAACCGTAGAGCAACTTGACCGCTACATCGTCGGCCAGGCTGATGCCAAACGCGCTGTCGCCGTCGCGATGCGAAACCGTTGGCGCCGCCAGCAACTATCCGCAGAGATGCGCCACGAAGTCTCGCCCAAAAATATTCTGATGATCGGCTCTACCGGTGTCGGGAAAACGGAAATCGCGCGGCGTTTGGCAAAGTTGACCGGTTCGCCGTTTATAAAAGTAGAAGCCTCCAAGTACACCGAAGTCGGCTACTACGGTCGTGATGTCGAGAGCATGGTCCGTGAACTGGTCGACAACGCGATCACGATCGTAAGAACTTCGGAGCAGGAGCGGCTTAAACCGCAAGCCGATCAGAAAACGGAAGACCGGTTGGTAGAATTGCTCTGCCCGTCTCCCGGCAGCACACCATTTGGCGGGAGTCTGTCGGACGCGATGAAGCCGGAGCCTGATGAGTCTTTCGAACGCACTCGCGAAAAGATGCGAAAAATGCTGGTCGACGGCGACCTCGAAGACCGCCTGGTCGAAGTCCGTGTCGAGCAGAAATCGGCGCCGATGATGATCGGCGGCATGGGCATGGATCAGATGGACGGCGACTTCCAGGGCATGCTGGAAAAGATTATGCCGAAGTCGCAGTCGAAGCGGGAAGTGAAAGTCAGCGACGCGCGAAAGATCATTTTCGAGCAACAGTGCGATGCAATGATGGATGAAGAGGCCGTCAATGCGACTGCGATCGCGCTGGCGGAAAACGAAGGCATGATCTTTCTGGACGAAATCGACAAAGTCATTGCTTCTGAATCCAAGTCCGCCGACGTTTCACGCCAGGGGGTTCAGCGTGACTTGTTGCCGATCGTCGAAGGAACATCGGTCAAGACTCGCCACGGCTACATCCAGACGGATCACATTCTGTTCATCGCTGCCGGAGCCTTTCACAAAAACCAACCCAGCGACTTGATGCCGGAGCTACAGGGACGATTTCCGATTCGTGTCGAGCTAAGCGATTTGACTGAAGGCGATTTCGTTCGCATCCTCACCGAACCGAAAAACAGCCTGACGCGTCAGTATGCGGCGCTGCTGGATACCGAAGGCGTGAAGCTGGAGTTCGCTGACGATGGCGTTTTGGAACTTGCCCGAATCGCGACGCGAGTCAACGAGACGACGGTGAACATCGGTGCTCGTCGGCTGTACACGATTCTGGAACACTTGCTGGAGGAGCTCAGTTTTGAGGCTCCGGACATGTCGACAGGAGAGATTACGATTAACGCGGCCTACGTCCAGGAACGGCTCGGGAAAATCGTGGAGGACGAAGACTTGAGCCGCTACATTCTCTAG
- a CDS encoding hybrid sensor histidine kinase/response regulator, translating into MPNSNGGNQRIILIDDSQEDRARVRSALIRGAPLRRYSFREANNGRDGLELCHADDDWEPDCVIVDLDMPIMSGLEFLENLSTDENSTTSLPVIVLTGNRDADNAKIALQNGAQDYIGKDSIYPEVLHRTVDNAIERHKMMLKLRESQRAADAANRAKSTLIGNISHEIRTPMTAVVGLAELLLGQSLGDEQHHMAEMIRDNGNYLIEIVNDLLDLTKMEAGMLEINPQPTDLLPFLEDTTQMMAVRAKDNDISMTLNASDSIPVAAELDPIRLRQILVNLIGNAIKFSPSGEVAVNVDLDRDGNQSKLKFEIRDTGRGINAQDLENVFRPFVQVGQDKTEQVKGTGLGLAICRRLATAMNGTIHAESQPGKGSCFTVIIPIRELTQPTIVSDQSVARETAENENLRGRKILVAEDMRATRFVITKFIESAGGKVIVVEDGQQLLDFVGSNNAAADVIVTDIQMPQVDGLEVTRRLRSQDVKIPIVILTADAIGGIRESALSAGANDLVTKPINRAQFLQTLDRWCSVRQN; encoded by the coding sequence ATGCCGAATAGCAACGGTGGCAACCAGAGAATCATTTTGATCGACGACTCGCAAGAAGACCGCGCACGCGTCCGCTCGGCGCTGATTCGCGGCGCACCGCTGCGGCGGTATTCGTTTCGTGAAGCGAACAACGGTCGCGATGGTCTTGAACTGTGCCACGCAGACGATGACTGGGAACCCGATTGTGTGATCGTGGATCTCGACATGCCGATCATGAGCGGTCTGGAGTTTCTAGAGAACCTTTCAACGGATGAAAACTCGACGACTTCCTTGCCCGTCATTGTCCTGACGGGAAACCGGGACGCTGACAACGCGAAGATCGCGCTGCAGAACGGAGCACAGGACTATATCGGGAAGGATTCGATCTATCCGGAGGTCTTGCATCGGACGGTCGACAACGCGATCGAACGCCACAAGATGATGCTCAAGCTGCGCGAGAGCCAGCGTGCTGCCGACGCAGCCAACCGCGCAAAATCGACTTTGATCGGGAACATTAGCCACGAGATCCGCACGCCGATGACGGCTGTTGTTGGACTGGCGGAACTGTTGCTCGGCCAGTCACTAGGCGACGAACAGCATCACATGGCGGAAATGATTCGCGACAATGGCAACTATCTGATCGAAATCGTCAACGACCTGCTGGACCTGACCAAAATGGAAGCCGGAATGCTGGAGATTAATCCTCAGCCCACTGACTTGCTGCCGTTTCTCGAAGACACGACTCAAATGATGGCGGTGCGCGCCAAAGACAACGATATCTCGATGACGCTCAACGCTTCGGATTCGATTCCCGTCGCTGCCGAGCTTGATCCGATCCGGCTGCGTCAAATTTTGGTGAATCTGATTGGCAACGCGATCAAGTTTTCGCCTTCGGGTGAGGTCGCGGTCAATGTCGATCTGGATCGTGACGGAAATCAGTCAAAGCTAAAGTTTGAGATTCGCGACACCGGTCGGGGCATAAATGCACAAGACCTGGAAAACGTTTTTAGGCCGTTCGTTCAGGTCGGACAGGACAAAACGGAGCAGGTCAAAGGAACCGGTTTAGGCCTGGCGATCTGTCGCCGACTGGCCACCGCGATGAATGGAACGATTCACGCGGAGAGCCAGCCCGGAAAAGGAAGCTGCTTTACGGTCATCATTCCAATTCGCGAACTCACTCAACCAACCATCGTCTCAGATCAATCGGTCGCGAGGGAAACCGCCGAAAACGAGAATCTTCGCGGGCGAAAAATTCTGGTCGCGGAAGACATGCGGGCCACCCGTTTTGTCATTACAAAGTTTATTGAAAGCGCTGGTGGGAAGGTGATCGTTGTCGAAGATGGCCAACAGCTTCTGGATTTTGTTGGCTCAAACAACGCTGCAGCCGACGTAATCGTGACCGATATTCAAATGCCACAAGTCGATGGTCTGGAAGTCACCCGCCGACTGCGATCGCAAGATGTGAAAATTCCGATTGTCATTCTTACTGCTGACGCGATTGGCGGGATTCGCGAAAGTGCTCTTTCGGCAGGTGCCAACGACTTGGTGACCAAGCCGATCAACCGAGCTCAGTTTCTGCAGACGCTGGACCGCTGGTGCAGCGTCCGTCAGAATTGA
- a CDS encoding phosphoglycerate kinase: protein MAKQTIANVDVASKTVLMRVDFNVPLDDDLKITDDRRIEMALPSIKSVIERGGKLILMSHLGRPKGEANPKMSLKPAADRLAEILGSPVYFASDTVGPDASAKVEALADGEILVLENLRFDEREKNGDEGFSAQLAAFADIYCNNAFGTCHREHASMFGVPKAMGDKPKVVGSLVEKEIKYLSDVIANPERPFVAILGGAKVSDKIKVIENLLGICDHVIIGGAMAYTFSLAQGGKVGGSLVEPDYVELAKSLIEKGGDKLVLPVDTHCGDDFSADCNKQVVAAGEIPDGWEGFDIGPESAKKFAEIIKSAKTVVWNGPMGVFEMAPFAEGTKTVAQAIADGDAVSIIGGGDSAAAVAQLGFEDSVTHVSTGGGASLAMLEGKSFAAVEALDEA, encoded by the coding sequence ATGGCCAAACAAACCATTGCCAACGTCGATGTCGCTTCAAAAACTGTACTCATGCGAGTCGATTTCAATGTGCCGCTCGATGATGACCTGAAAATCACTGACGACCGTCGCATCGAAATGGCTTTGCCCAGCATCAAATCCGTCATCGAACGCGGTGGCAAGCTGATTCTCATGAGCCACCTCGGCCGTCCGAAGGGCGAAGCCAATCCGAAGATGAGCCTCAAGCCTGCGGCCGATCGCTTGGCAGAGATTCTTGGATCGCCGGTGTACTTCGCCAGCGATACGGTTGGTCCGGATGCGAGTGCGAAAGTCGAAGCCCTCGCCGATGGAGAAATTCTGGTTCTCGAGAACCTGCGTTTTGATGAGCGCGAGAAGAATGGCGATGAAGGGTTTTCGGCACAACTGGCTGCTTTCGCTGACATCTATTGCAACAACGCGTTCGGAACGTGCCATCGCGAGCACGCATCCATGTTCGGCGTTCCCAAAGCGATGGGCGACAAGCCAAAGGTTGTCGGTTCGCTTGTTGAGAAAGAAATCAAATATCTCAGCGACGTGATCGCGAATCCGGAACGGCCCTTCGTCGCCATTCTCGGCGGCGCGAAAGTCAGCGACAAAATCAAAGTCATCGAAAACCTGTTAGGCATCTGCGATCACGTTATCATTGGCGGAGCGATGGCCTATACGTTTTCGCTCGCTCAAGGCGGCAAGGTCGGAGGCAGTTTGGTCGAGCCGGACTATGTTGAGCTTGCGAAATCGCTGATCGAAAAAGGTGGCGACAAGTTGGTGCTTCCTGTCGATACCCATTGCGGCGACGACTTCAGTGCCGACTGCAACAAGCAGGTTGTTGCCGCAGGCGAAATTCCGGACGGCTGGGAAGGATTCGACATCGGCCCTGAATCGGCGAAGAAGTTTGCCGAGATCATCAAGTCAGCGAAAACAGTGGTTTGGAACGGGCCGATGGGCGTGTTTGAGATGGCTCCGTTTGCCGAAGGCACTAAAACCGTTGCACAGGCGATTGCCGATGGCGACGCGGTTTCCATTATCGGCGGTGGCGACAGCGCCGCAGCCGTGGCGCAGCTTGGCTTCGAAGATTCGGTGACGCACGTCAGCACCGGCGGCGGGGCAAGCCTGGCGATGCTTGAGGGTAAAAGCTTCGCCGCAGTCGAAGCACTGGACGAAGCCTAG